Proteins encoded within one genomic window of Candidatus Thiodiazotropha endoloripes:
- a CDS encoding ABC transporter substrate-binding protein, translating into MGNKKSILVVLIAILGCLSPVAAIPSSEIDKVYRLLILDSQAGSPYEDVRNSLIETLMERGYRQGDNLEITHHYIDNSVTLGVDILKREITENYDVVYVGGTVATISAKNALFESDVPVVFGAPTDPIGIGVIDSFDQPPKVNFTGVSYPVPVKSRFLFLRQLMPELRRVGLIYADMPQSQSYNRWIKRLLMDDPAFHDIEVIFHPLPLITGDDGDEQMAKLAIPIIKQMNNQVDAFLKPNDQLGARQHFAEVVKTYGKKPLIGLVKKDVVSEWGATAVVFPCLESMGRQLGEMVYELFDGVPIEFIEPKWPAHFGYAVDLNKTQQFGINVPVGILQLAGKNIIR; encoded by the coding sequence ATGGGTAATAAAAAATCCATTCTTGTCGTCTTGATAGCAATTCTAGGGTGTCTTAGCCCGGTTGCCGCCATACCTTCATCCGAGATAGATAAAGTTTATCGTCTGCTTATTCTGGATTCTCAGGCTGGAAGTCCCTATGAGGATGTTCGAAATTCACTCATAGAGACGCTGATGGAAAGAGGTTATCGGCAAGGAGATAACCTGGAGATCACTCATCACTATATCGACAACAGTGTGACTTTGGGTGTGGATATTTTAAAGCGTGAAATAACGGAAAATTATGATGTGGTGTATGTCGGAGGAACAGTAGCCACAATATCAGCTAAAAACGCACTCTTCGAAAGTGATGTGCCTGTAGTATTTGGTGCACCTACAGATCCTATCGGTATTGGTGTTATTGACAGCTTTGACCAACCGCCAAAAGTGAATTTCACCGGTGTCAGTTATCCTGTTCCAGTTAAGTCAAGATTTTTGTTCCTACGTCAACTAATGCCTGAATTACGCAGAGTTGGTTTGATCTATGCCGATATGCCTCAGTCTCAAAGTTACAATAGATGGATAAAAAGGCTTCTGATGGATGATCCTGCCTTTCATGACATTGAAGTTATTTTTCATCCATTACCGTTGATAACTGGTGATGATGGAGATGAACAGATGGCAAAGCTGGCAATCCCCATTATCAAGCAGATGAATAATCAGGTGGATGCTTTTTTAAAGCCCAATGACCAGTTAGGGGCAAGACAGCATTTTGCAGAGGTTGTCAAAACATACGGAAAAAAGCCGTTGATTGGTCTGGTTAAGAAAGATGTAGTTTCTGAATGGGGTGCGACAGCCGTTGTATTTCCATGTCTGGAGAGTATGGGACGTCAACTGGGCGAAATGGTATATGAACTGTTTGATGGTGTCCCAATTGAATTTATCGAACCTAAATGGCCTGCGCATTTTGGTTATGCTGTTGATTTAAATAAAACACAGCAATTTGGAATAAATGTACCGGTAGGTATTTTGCAACTTGCAGGAAAAAATATTATTAGATGA
- a CDS encoding EAL domain-containing protein: protein MLNVISFRSKYTDALLTGSFGIGYSIESLLTELLALGLPLDSLSGMDNKLVEVVEKNSHIAYAGVTDELGIVLFHSDNSLVGHHFADSVARKILNEKRPIWQIYDRFDGERYYDVSIPLFDHDKNYVGVVRLGFLSSIVDRKVEEAIAQIIINVLVTFLVIAILLNLFLRRSVIDPVKQLSGYAESIANGKFDSESTIRSKDEVGRLSYSLHEMGGILQKQIKELKKSGRELEQRIEVRTQELADINQDLKKSNDGLSEALEREKKLSDALRNSEERFRMLFEKSKAIMLTIDPGNGAILAANHAAEIYYGYYIEQLLKMNIGDINVLTDTEIAHEMDLAEREERNHFYFQHALASGEIRDVEVHSGPIDWGGKQVLYSIIHDITDRKKAEAELDRIAHYDSLTGLPNRLLKSDRLNQAIVRAKRRGSLVAVCYLDLDGFKPINDTYGHDTGDLVLVEVAQRLEHTVRGGDTVSRIGGDEFVIILTELESQDGCEFILQRVMQVIEEPIILQDVELVVSASIGYTLYPSDDSDADLLLRHADQAMYVAKERGKSCIHLFDPEQDRQVKAYRENYERLQEAILNGEFVLYYQPKVNMYNGQVIGMEALLRWMHPEQGMLAPGSFLHILTDTDLEIELGRWVIDRALKQLQVWQSKGMDLSVSVNIGPHHLQHSGFVHHVKEALINYDSVAANKLELEILETTSIEDLSRIIQPLLHCQEMGVQITLDDFGTGYSSLTYFHRLPVNTLKIDQSFVCDMLEDPQDLAIVESVVRLALAFHHPVIAEGVESIEHGAALLRLGCQLGQGYGIARPMPAESVANWIEQWHDDTDWQNLKKRLEIDSNTDIKTVIASHQQWLSQSIETITNTESHSNWIFSDSNSCSFGRWFHGAGYFKYGHLEQYGKLRKCHEHIHLLVEELNELSNSGQQERMLQKLDELNAMHDQFVNQLQKLLSKID, encoded by the coding sequence ATGCTTAATGTAATTAGCTTTCGAAGTAAGTATACAGATGCATTGTTAACAGGCAGTTTTGGCATCGGATATAGTATTGAAAGCCTGTTAACAGAATTATTGGCTTTAGGGCTACCGCTCGATTCGCTTTCAGGTATGGATAATAAACTGGTGGAAGTGGTAGAGAAAAATAGTCATATTGCTTATGCCGGTGTAACAGATGAGCTGGGCATTGTGCTTTTCCATAGCGATAACAGTTTAGTCGGACATCACTTTGCGGATTCGGTAGCACGAAAAATTCTCAACGAGAAGAGACCAATATGGCAGATTTATGATCGATTTGATGGTGAAAGATATTATGATGTTTCAATACCGCTGTTTGATCATGATAAAAATTATGTCGGTGTTGTAAGGCTCGGGTTTCTATCGTCTATTGTTGATCGAAAGGTGGAAGAGGCGATCGCGCAAATAATAATCAATGTTCTGGTTACCTTCCTTGTTATAGCAATTTTGCTTAATCTGTTTTTACGACGTTCTGTCATTGATCCAGTTAAACAGCTTTCTGGGTATGCCGAATCCATTGCTAATGGAAAATTTGATTCTGAATCAACAATTCGCAGTAAAGATGAGGTTGGAAGGCTGTCGTATTCATTGCATGAAATGGGTGGAATTCTACAAAAACAGATAAAAGAACTGAAAAAATCCGGGCGTGAACTGGAACAACGTATTGAGGTACGAACTCAAGAGTTGGCCGATATCAATCAGGATCTGAAAAAGAGTAACGATGGACTCAGTGAAGCTCTAGAGAGAGAAAAAAAACTATCCGATGCGCTTAGAAACAGTGAAGAGCGCTTCAGGATGTTGTTCGAAAAAAGCAAAGCGATCATGTTAACGATTGATCCAGGAAATGGTGCAATTCTTGCCGCAAATCATGCTGCAGAAATCTACTACGGTTACTATATCGAGCAATTGTTAAAGATGAATATCGGTGATATCAACGTGTTGACCGATACTGAAATAGCCCATGAGATGGATTTGGCAGAACGTGAAGAAAGAAATCATTTCTACTTTCAACACGCATTGGCAAGTGGTGAGATTCGAGACGTTGAAGTGCACTCAGGTCCGATAGACTGGGGAGGCAAACAAGTACTTTACTCAATAATCCACGATATTACCGATAGAAAAAAGGCCGAAGCTGAGTTAGACAGAATCGCACATTATGACTCTTTGACCGGACTTCCAAACCGCCTCTTGAAGTCAGATCGATTGAATCAGGCCATTGTAAGAGCGAAAAGAAGGGGGAGCCTGGTGGCCGTCTGTTATCTGGACCTCGACGGCTTCAAACCAATAAATGATACATATGGTCATGACACTGGAGATTTGGTGCTTGTTGAAGTCGCCCAACGATTGGAACATACCGTCAGAGGCGGAGATACTGTCTCAAGAATAGGTGGTGATGAATTTGTCATTATATTGACGGAGCTTGAAAGCCAGGACGGTTGTGAATTCATTCTGCAACGTGTAATGCAGGTGATTGAAGAGCCCATAATACTTCAGGATGTAGAATTAGTTGTATCCGCCAGTATCGGTTATACACTTTATCCTTCAGATGATTCAGATGCGGATTTGCTGCTAAGACATGCTGATCAAGCCATGTATGTGGCAAAGGAACGGGGTAAGAGCTGTATCCATCTGTTCGATCCAGAACAGGATCGACAAGTGAAAGCCTATCGTGAAAACTATGAACGTCTGCAAGAAGCCATTTTAAATGGTGAATTTGTCCTCTATTATCAGCCAAAAGTTAATATGTACAATGGTCAGGTAATTGGTATGGAGGCTTTATTGAGATGGATGCATCCAGAGCAGGGTATGCTTGCACCGGGGTCATTCCTGCACATCCTGACGGATACTGATCTGGAGATAGAGTTGGGGAGATGGGTAATAGACAGGGCACTGAAGCAATTGCAAGTATGGCAATCCAAAGGAATGGACTTAAGCGTGAGTGTAAATATCGGCCCGCATCATCTTCAACATTCCGGATTTGTTCATCATGTTAAGGAAGCGCTTATAAATTACGACTCTGTGGCTGCGAACAAATTAGAGCTTGAGATTTTGGAGACAACTTCCATCGAGGATTTAAGCCGTATAATTCAACCTTTGTTACATTGTCAGGAAATGGGTGTTCAGATAACCCTGGATGATTTTGGTACTGGTTATTCCTCACTGACCTATTTTCATCGTTTACCTGTTAACACGCTAAAGATTGATCAAAGTTTTGTGTGTGATATGTTGGAGGATCCTCAAGACTTGGCCATAGTCGAGAGTGTCGTTAGGTTGGCACTAGCCTTTCATCATCCGGTAATTGCTGAAGGAGTTGAAAGTATTGAACATGGAGCTGCCTTATTACGGCTTGGATGTCAGTTGGGACAGGGCTATGGTATCGCAAGACCCATGCCTGCCGAGAGTGTAGCGAACTGGATAGAGCAATGGCATGACGACACAGATTGGCAAAATTTAAAAAAGAGACTTGAGATTGATAGTAATACTGATATCAAAACAGTAATTGCTTCCCATCAACAGTGGTTATCACAATCTATTGAAACAATAACCAACACTGAATCCCATTCCAATTGGATATTTTCGGACAGTAACAGTTGTTCCTTTGGTCGTTGGTTCCACGGCGCTGGATATTTCAAGTATGGTCATTTAGAGCAGTATGGAAAACTCAGAAAGTGCCACGAACATATACATCTCTTGGTGGAGGAGTTGAATGAACTCTCAAACAGTGGTCAGCAGGAGCGTATGCTGCAAAAATTGGATGAGCTAAATGCAATGCATGACCAATTCGTCAATCAATTACAGAAGCTACTCTCAAAAATCGATTGA
- a CDS encoding tRNA threonylcarbamoyladenosine dehydratase, translating into MDYDRRFSGILRLYGKRGFDFIRGSNIAVVGVGGVGSWAVEGLARSGIGNISLYDMDHVAESNINRQLSALESELGKAKVKVLAQRVEQINSECRVNAIEEFVEEKNLQQLIGNEFNYVIDCIDNYRTKAALVAYCKSKKIPIITVGAAGGQIDPLKIRKIDLSRSEQDPLLSKTRKLLRQNYNFSTNLKRRFGVPCVYSTEHQSAPVDLTCLDSDKGFQSDLNCAGYGSVMTVTATFGLVAVSHVLSYLAEK; encoded by the coding sequence ATGGATTACGATAGGCGATTTTCCGGTATTTTACGCTTATACGGAAAACGGGGGTTTGATTTTATACGTGGTTCAAATATAGCTGTAGTTGGTGTCGGCGGTGTTGGTTCATGGGCAGTTGAAGGACTGGCTAGAAGCGGGATAGGTAACATAAGCCTGTATGATATGGATCACGTAGCAGAATCCAACATCAATCGACAACTTTCGGCATTAGAGAGTGAGCTGGGTAAAGCAAAAGTCAAAGTTCTTGCACAAAGGGTGGAGCAGATTAATTCGGAATGTAGGGTCAATGCAATTGAAGAGTTCGTTGAGGAGAAAAATCTACAACAGTTAATTGGAAATGAGTTCAACTATGTAATTGACTGTATCGATAACTACCGAACCAAAGCTGCTTTAGTTGCTTATTGTAAATCAAAAAAAATACCAATAATTACCGTTGGTGCTGCTGGTGGACAAATCGATCCTCTAAAAATTCGTAAAATAGATTTAAGTCGCAGCGAACAGGATCCATTACTATCAAAAACAAGAAAGCTTCTTAGACAGAATTATAATTTTTCTACTAATTTGAAGCGGCGATTTGGTGTGCCATGTGTATATTCTACTGAGCACCAGAGCGCACCTGTTGACTTAACATGTTTGGATAGTGATAAAGGATTTCAGAGTGATTTGAATTGTGCTGGTTATGGTTCTGTAATGACAGTAACAGCAACTTTTGGGTTGGTTGCTGTCTCCCATGTGCTGAGTTATTTAGCTGAAAAATAG
- a CDS encoding class I SAM-dependent methyltransferase, translating to MQDSSKLDKLRKDIVFSTDLAGEHLIFHSTWGIFSPKEIDVGTQLLVNLLEIEPGDSCLDLGCGYGPIGLYMARRAYQGKTLLVDKDFMAVEYANANAVRNNLNNAKAVLSNAFDHIDPKAKFDVIASNIPAKVGKEMLSLILYDAYTRLNSGGKLYVVTINGLRQYMKRNLNDIFGDYKKLKQGKTYTVAMAQKFHK from the coding sequence ATGCAAGATAGTAGCAAACTGGATAAACTTAGAAAGGATATCGTATTTTCTACCGACTTAGCGGGTGAGCATCTTATCTTTCACTCCACTTGGGGTATATTTTCTCCCAAGGAAATTGATGTTGGTACACAACTCTTGGTTAACCTTCTTGAGATCGAACCTGGCGATAGTTGCCTCGACCTGGGATGCGGATATGGGCCTATCGGTTTATATATGGCACGGCGCGCCTATCAAGGCAAAACTCTCTTAGTAGATAAGGACTTTATGGCAGTTGAGTACGCTAATGCCAACGCTGTACGTAACAATCTAAATAATGCAAAGGCGGTTTTAAGCAATGCATTTGATCATATAGACCCTAAAGCTAAATTTGATGTAATCGCTTCGAATATTCCAGCCAAGGTAGGTAAAGAGATGTTATCGCTGATTCTATATGACGCATACACAAGACTGAATTCAGGGGGTAAACTTTATGTAGTCACTATTAATGGATTGCGTCAATACATGAAACGTAACCTAAATGATATTTTTGGAGACTATAAAAAACTGAAACAAGGTAAAACCTATACTGTCGCAATGGCACAAAAGTTTCACAAATAA
- a CDS encoding DsbA family protein, producing the protein MSLKRQLYYIHDPMCSWCWAFRPTLHRLLNNLPSEISSRYLLGGLAPDSDLPMDVNLRRKIEGTWKTIQSKIPGTDFNYDFWRKNTPRRSTYPACRSVIAAREIDSSKEDEMIYAIQQAYYLNAMNPSDYHTLENLAMNIGINGSQFSKVFRSDVTANQLHKEIGQCRTMGVYSFPSLVLEIDGSYWPIPIDYNDANTILESIFDISS; encoded by the coding sequence ATGAGTTTGAAACGACAATTATATTATATACATGATCCTATGTGCAGTTGGTGCTGGGCATTCCGCCCCACTCTCCACCGATTGTTAAATAATTTACCTTCAGAAATATCTTCCAGATACCTTTTAGGTGGTTTAGCACCTGATTCTGACCTACCGATGGACGTCAACTTGCGTAGAAAAATAGAGGGAACCTGGAAAACAATCCAGTCCAAAATACCAGGCACTGATTTCAATTACGATTTCTGGAGGAAGAATACACCACGTCGCTCAACATATCCTGCCTGTAGGTCTGTCATCGCAGCAAGAGAGATCGACTCGTCAAAAGAAGATGAGATGATCTACGCTATTCAACAGGCTTATTATTTAAACGCGATGAACCCTTCTGATTATCACACACTGGAAAACCTGGCTATGAATATCGGAATCAACGGCAGTCAGTTTTCAAAGGTTTTTCGCAGTGATGTCACAGCCAATCAACTCCATAAAGAAATCGGACAATGTAGAACGATGGGTGTATACAGCTTCCCTTCACTTGTATTAGAAATAGACGGTAGTTACTGGCCGATTCCAATTGATTACAATGATGCAAATACCATACTGGAATCAATCTTCGATATCAGTAGCTGA
- a CDS encoding methyl-accepting chemotaxis protein, with product MQVVSIFSSIKTKLWLGFGLVLSLFSISTAVTLISLNGVNSNVEKVVVDSQPTLLLAKDLTFHIEQATASLGFFMVTKEDYHLQNYTRAIKNCKDILQELRQATVRNPEIDFNQPLNSLRDDIGAFEATAKLLQQKTSSFEKNFPGIDYANQHINPINRTVMQLASQMILTEVDEYSSEERKQLLVDLSELRYSWSQVINGVRGYLAFRSDNNINNIDLYLTQAESLLQNLIKMEDLLTLDQLDSITGVAESIATFKEHYAKLLEIHGGDEWRSDAALVRNNLNVNLQSIQGNLSSLVSQLQSSINQTSSSLRDSTQFVFELVIALFILGLTLGIGISWFIAKSISEPIMNTASTMQNIADGDGNLMITLDQSGRDELAQLASSFNVFVSKIRELIKKTAHSTESVIESVAQTSDNTNQIIKGILNQEVQTEQVATAMSQMTACISNVAKNASIAEQSALTANKEAHSGCTIVRKTSVAVKELADEVKLAEDSILNVEQESLRIGGVLDVIKSIAEQTNLLALNAAIEAARAGEQGRGFAVVADEVRSLATRTHESTGEIENMIQSLQNGTQEAVSVMSAGREKVNINVQLTEDALRSLGTINQAVETISEMNTQIATAAEQQCTVAEEINKNLCSIKDSSKLNADEANATAATVNSLGNLASTLQSVIQQFKFSGDSGLDFSAAKSAHLAWKARLRSFLDGTSSLSHKEAVSHHDCVLGKWYYSDGLDQYGDIPEMRSIEKPHHELHELIKKIIEKKESGHMNEAEALYTKIAPLSSTIINLLEQVERSIDTGESAA from the coding sequence ATGCAAGTTGTCTCTATATTTTCATCGATCAAAACAAAACTATGGCTTGGTTTCGGGCTGGTTCTTTCACTCTTTTCAATCAGTACAGCAGTAACTTTAATTAGTTTGAACGGGGTTAACAGTAATGTCGAGAAGGTCGTCGTAGACAGCCAACCCACCCTATTACTAGCGAAAGATCTCACCTTCCATATTGAACAGGCCACCGCGTCACTTGGTTTCTTTATGGTAACGAAAGAAGATTACCACCTGCAGAATTACACGAGAGCGATCAAAAACTGTAAAGATATTTTACAGGAACTCAGACAGGCGACTGTACGCAATCCTGAGATTGACTTTAATCAGCCTTTAAATTCCCTCAGAGATGATATTGGAGCATTTGAAGCAACGGCCAAACTATTGCAACAAAAGACCTCATCATTTGAAAAAAATTTTCCTGGAATCGACTATGCGAATCAGCACATAAATCCGATCAATCGCACGGTAATGCAATTAGCCTCGCAAATGATCCTGACAGAAGTGGATGAATATTCATCTGAAGAGCGTAAACAGTTACTCGTTGATCTGAGCGAACTAAGATATAGCTGGAGTCAGGTCATTAATGGTGTTAGAGGTTACCTCGCTTTTAGAAGTGACAACAATATTAATAATATTGACCTCTACCTTACACAGGCTGAATCTCTGTTACAGAACCTGATAAAGATGGAAGACCTTTTGACGCTTGATCAACTCGATTCAATAACAGGGGTTGCAGAGAGTATAGCTACTTTTAAAGAACATTATGCCAAACTGCTTGAGATTCATGGTGGGGATGAGTGGCGCAGTGATGCTGCACTGGTTCGTAACAACCTGAACGTTAACCTTCAGTCAATCCAAGGTAACCTTTCTAGCCTTGTCAGTCAGCTTCAGTCCTCCATCAATCAAACCAGTTCCTCACTAAGAGATAGTACACAATTTGTATTTGAATTGGTGATTGCATTGTTCATCCTTGGATTAACCTTAGGTATTGGGATTAGTTGGTTTATTGCCAAATCCATATCCGAACCCATCATGAATACCGCAAGTACCATGCAGAATATTGCAGACGGAGATGGCAATCTGATGATCACACTAGACCAGTCAGGTCGTGATGAGTTAGCCCAACTGGCCTCTAGTTTCAATGTTTTTGTCAGCAAGATTCGTGAACTAATCAAAAAAACCGCCCACTCAACTGAATCTGTTATAGAGTCAGTGGCACAAACCTCCGATAATACCAATCAGATAATTAAAGGCATATTGAATCAAGAGGTACAAACTGAACAGGTTGCAACAGCAATGAGTCAAATGACCGCCTGTATCAGCAATGTAGCTAAAAATGCATCGATTGCAGAGCAATCCGCTTTGACAGCGAATAAGGAGGCGCACAGTGGATGCACTATTGTTCGAAAAACATCTGTTGCTGTAAAGGAGCTAGCCGACGAAGTAAAACTTGCAGAAGACTCAATACTCAATGTGGAGCAGGAGAGCCTCAGAATTGGTGGGGTACTTGATGTAATCAAGAGCATTGCTGAGCAGACCAATTTGTTAGCTTTAAATGCAGCTATCGAAGCTGCCCGCGCTGGCGAACAGGGTCGAGGGTTTGCTGTGGTAGCCGATGAAGTACGGAGCCTGGCTACCCGAACCCACGAATCAACTGGCGAGATTGAAAATATGATTCAGTCGCTTCAGAACGGTACTCAGGAAGCGGTTTCAGTCATGTCGGCAGGTCGGGAGAAGGTCAATATAAATGTTCAATTGACTGAAGATGCACTGCGATCTCTCGGTACAATTAATCAGGCTGTTGAAACAATCAGTGAAATGAACACTCAAATTGCCACTGCTGCTGAGCAGCAGTGCACTGTTGCTGAAGAGATAAACAAGAATCTCTGCAGTATCAAGGACAGCAGTAAATTGAATGCTGATGAGGCAAATGCAACAGCTGCAACGGTGAATTCACTGGGTAATCTCGCCTCTACGCTTCAGAGTGTAATACAACAATTCAAGTTTTCTGGAGACAGTGGGCTTGACTTCAGTGCTGCCAAATCGGCTCACCTGGCCTGGAAGGCGAGACTTCGTTCTTTTCTGGATGGCACGTCCTCACTCTCTCACAAAGAGGCCGTCTCGCATCATGACTGTGTTTTGGGTAAGTGGTACTACAGTGACGGATTGGATCAATATGGCGATATCCCTGAAATGCGTTCAATAGAAAAACCACACCATGAATTGCATGAATTAATCAAGAAGATCATAGAAAAAAAGGAGAGTGGTCATATGAATGAGGCTGAAGCACTTTATACTAAGATCGCACCACTATCCTCTACCATTATAAATCTGTTGGAACAGGTAGAGAGGTCGATTGATACAGGCGAGAGCGCAGCATGA